One genomic region from Zalophus californianus isolate mZalCal1 chromosome 2, mZalCal1.pri.v2, whole genome shotgun sequence encodes:
- the GSX2 gene encoding GS homeobox 2, which produces MSRSFYVDSLIIKDSSRPAPSLPEPHPGPDFFIPLGMPSPLVMSVSGPACPSRKSGAFCVCPLCVTSHLHSSRGPAGSGGGGAGTGSAGAGGSGAPGGAGALPLLKGQFSSGPGDAQFCPRVSHSHHHHHPPQHHHHHHQPQQPGSAAAAAAAAAAAAAAAALGHPQHHAPVCAATTYNVGDPRRFHCLTMGGSDASQVPNGKRVRTAFTSTQLLELEREFSSNMYLSRLRRIEIATYLNLSEKQVKIWFQNRRVKHKKEGKGTQRNSHAGCKCVGSQAHYARSEDEDSLSPASANDDKEISPL; this is translated from the exons ATGTCGCGCTCCTTCTATGTCGACTCGCTCATCATCAAGGACTCCTCGCGGCCCGCGCCCTCGCTGCCTGAGCCGCACCCCGGGCCCGATTTCTTCATCCCGCTGGGCATGCCGTCCCCGCTGGTGATGTCGGTGTCTGGGCCCGCCTGCCCGTCCCGCAAGAGTGGCGCGTTCTGCGTTTGCCCACTCTGCGTCACTTCGCACCTGCACTCCTCTCGCGGGCCCGCCGGCTCCGGCGGCGGGGGTGCAGGCACCGGGAGTGCTGGGGCCGGGGGTAGTGGGGCGCCGGGGGGTGCCggggccctgcccctcctcaaGGGTCAGTTCTCTTCGGGTCCCGGGGACGCGCAGTTCTGCCCACGCGTGAGCCACTcgcaccatcatcaccacccgCCGcagcaccaccatcaccaccatcagccCCAGCAGCCGGGCTCTGCCgctgcggcggcggctgcggcagccgccgcggcggccgcggcggcctTGGGACACCCTCAGCACCACGCACCTGTCTGCGCTGCCACCACCTACAACGTGGGGGACCCGCGGAGATTCCACTGCCTCACCATGG GGGGCTCGGACGCCAGCCAGGTACCCAATGGCAAGAGGGTGAGGACGGCGTTCACCAGCACGCAGCTCCTGGAGCTGGAGCGGGAATTCTCTTCCAACATGTACCTGTCTCGGCTCCGGAGGATCGAGATCGCGACATACCTGAACCTGTCAGAGAAGCAGGTGAAAATCTGGTTTCAGAACCGCCGGGTGAAGcataagaaagaagggaagggcacACAGAGGAACAGTCACGCGGGCTGCAAGTGTGTCGGCAGCCAGGCGCACTATGCGCGCTCCGAGGATGAGGACTCCTTGTCGCCGGCCTCGGCCAACGATGACAAGGAGATTTCTCCCTTATGA